From one Nitrospira sp. MA-1 genomic stretch:
- a CDS encoding SpoIID/LytB domain-containing protein — MEHRIGIMLLFVSWVMLSSPVVEAAEPAIRVGLADAAQVLSIQSSDSFFLRLASGKRFHISGRVTIRMQGAGLLLNDRPVADSHLWVEGSAGTYQVRVETKRETSPPSNSGPEWVVRGPLEIQSNPSGLALINWIDLEEYVAGVVSGEVGAKWPLEALKAQAVAARTYVLYKKIENQLQSFDVVAGVQDQVYHGHSVRAESVLHAVAATRGQVVTYENRPIFAAYSSTAAGPTEDALYVWALDLPYLKGVDCPFDEQAPRYDWRASFSFDFLEQQLVKEGYDVGKIATFTPYTFTPSGRVDRVRLLHSRGEIILRGQDLRRVVGYSKIFSTQFSIESLGQEVVVVGHGAGHAVGMCQWGMREMAELGYDYQSIIRHYYPHTILLPLDRVLLTAAD; from the coding sequence GTGGAACATCGTATCGGCATTATGCTGCTGTTTGTCAGTTGGGTCATGTTGTCCTCTCCGGTCGTTGAGGCTGCTGAACCAGCTATTCGCGTGGGTCTTGCCGATGCAGCCCAGGTCCTGTCCATCCAATCGTCGGATTCATTTTTCCTCCGCCTGGCCTCGGGGAAAAGATTTCATATTTCAGGGCGAGTGACTATTCGAATGCAGGGTGCTGGTCTGTTGCTCAATGACCGTCCCGTGGCGGATTCTCATCTGTGGGTTGAGGGATCAGCAGGCACCTATCAGGTTAGAGTGGAGACGAAGAGGGAAACGTCTCCGCCTAGCAATTCAGGGCCAGAGTGGGTGGTACGCGGACCACTTGAAATTCAATCGAACCCGTCTGGATTAGCTTTGATTAACTGGATTGATCTTGAAGAGTATGTCGCAGGCGTAGTCTCGGGTGAAGTCGGGGCCAAGTGGCCATTGGAAGCATTGAAAGCACAAGCCGTTGCTGCCAGAACCTATGTGTTGTACAAGAAAATTGAAAACCAATTGCAATCGTTTGATGTGGTCGCTGGTGTGCAAGATCAAGTCTATCATGGCCATTCCGTACGAGCTGAATCCGTGCTTCATGCTGTTGCGGCTACCAGAGGCCAAGTGGTGACGTATGAAAATCGCCCAATTTTCGCGGCCTATTCGTCGACGGCGGCTGGTCCTACCGAGGATGCCTTATATGTGTGGGCCTTGGACCTTCCTTATCTCAAAGGAGTTGACTGCCCGTTTGATGAGCAAGCCCCACGGTATGATTGGCGTGCATCATTTTCCTTCGACTTCCTAGAGCAGCAACTGGTTAAAGAAGGGTATGACGTTGGCAAAATCGCAACTTTCACACCCTATACCTTCACCCCATCCGGGCGAGTCGATCGTGTGCGTTTACTTCATTCTCGTGGAGAAATTATCCTGCGGGGGCAGGATTTGCGACGTGTGGTCGGATACTCCAAAATTTTCAGCACCCAATTTTCCATCGAATCATTGGGGCAGGAAGTGGTCGTGGTGGGTCATGGGGCGGGACATGCCGTGGGGATGTGTCAGTGGGGCATGCGGGAGATGGCCGAATTAGGGTATGACTACCAATCGATTATCCGGCATTATTATCCCCACACCATACTTCTTCCTCTTGATCGCGTGCTCCTTACTGCGGCCGACTAA